The Schizosaccharomyces pombe strain 972h- genome assembly, chromosome: I genome contains a region encoding:
- the csx1 gene encoding RNA-binding protein Csx1, which yields MSIDCLYRRSSLFDTSFVPLHSSIPATSKMSASNSDVNAPISPVVDEGKSELVSPTLERLVAPFNCSPSSTPLQDVAGVGSKMSDTLWMGDLEPWMDATFIQQLWASLNEPVNVKVMRSKASSSETLISYCFVQFSSSAAAERALMKYNNTMIPGAHCTFKLNWATGGGIQHNNFVSRDPEFSIFVGDLLPTTEDSDLFMTFRSIYPSCTSAKIIVDPVTGLSRKYGFVRFSSEKEQQHALMHMQGYLCQGRPLRISVASPKSRASIAADSALGIVPTSTSNRQPNQDLCSMDPLNTTVFVGGLASNLSEKDLQVCFQPFGRILNIKIPFGKGCGFVQYSEKSAAEKAINTMQGALVGTSHIRLAWGHNTLPVSALSQSQSQVSDEGFDRTLSANQIFGMNQSVIGANSGSSNSSGSSLKSAPVSPRTAAAQSLLPNSVVSSINGMNSVNFSTISPPPLSRSASISPTLSGSGSGLTPLSSHFPSAATGLVGGQVYPQSSVLQSSKINGSAKVQPSVKLPEWLQPFSGNNHNSFATQDLLTRVSSLKLVDDEQPASLNGSAFQARASRPWNLGRERQSSLIDLRHELEQNENGLEKSGFGLNLRGRLPPRSYSTFNCTGQYLQPSLRLSRDS from the coding sequence ATGTCTATTGACTGCCTTTATCGCCGTTCTTCATTGTTTGATACTTCCTTCGTCCCTTTGCATTCGTCTATTCCAGCAACCTCGAAAATGTCAGCTTCTAATTCAGATGTCAATGCCCCCATTTCCCCTGTGGTTGATGAGGGCAAATCAGAGTTAGTTTCTCCTACTTTGGAGAGACTTGTGGCTCCTTTCAACTGTTCTCCTAGCTCCACTCCACTTCAAGATGTAGCAGGTGTTGGCTCGAAAATGAGCGACACCTTATGGATGGGTGACCTGGAACCTTGGATGGACGCTACTTTTATTCAACAGCTCTGGGCTTCCCTCAACGAACCTGTCAACGTTAAAGTCATGCGCTCCAAAGCATCCTCTTCGGAAACGCTTATCAGCTATTGCTTCGTTCAGTTTTCCTCTTCTGCAGCTGCTGAGCGTGCTTTGATGAAGTATAATAACACCATGATTCCTGGTGCTCACTGTACCTTCAAGCTTAACTGGGCTACTGGTGGCGGCATTCAACATAACAACTTTGTTTCCCGTGATCCTGAGTTTAGTATCTTCGTTGGCGACCTTCTTCCCACTACCGAGGATTCGGATCTTTTTATGACTTTCCGTTCCATATATCCCTCATGTACCTCAGCCAAGATCATTGTCGATCCCGTTACCGGTCTCAGCAGGAAATATGGCTTTGTTCGCTTTTCAAGTGAGAAAGAACAACAACATGCCTTGATGCATATGCAGGGCTATTTGTGTCAAGGTCGCCCCTTACGCATCTCTGTCGCTTCACCAAAGTCTAGAGCCTCCATCGCCGCCGATTCTGCCCTTGGTATCGTTCCTACTTCTACTTCTAACCGCCAGCCTAATCAAGATCTTTGTAGCATGGATCCTTTGAACACTACGGTGTTTGTCGGTGGCTTGGCTAGCAATTTATCCGAGAAAGATTTGCAAGTTTGCTTTCAGCCCTTTGGAAGAATTTTGAACATCAAGATTCCCTTTGGCAAGGGATGTGGCTTTGTCCAGTACAGTGAAAAATCTGCTGCTGAAAAGGCCATAAACACTATGCAGGGTGCCTTAGTTGGTACTTCTCATATCCGCCTCGCGTGGGGTCATAATACGCTTCCTGTATCTGCCTTGTCTCAATCTCAATCCCAAGTTTCAGATGAGGGCTTCGACAGAACTCTTTCCGCTAACCAAATTTTCGGTATGAATCAATCTGTCATTGGAGCAAACTCTGGCAGCTCAAACTCATCCGGCTCTAGCTTGAAGAGTGCACCTGTTTCACCTCGTACTGCTGCTGCGCAATCTTTGTTGCCAAACTCCGTTGTTTCCTCAATCAATGGCATGAACTCcgtaaatttttcaaccATTTCTCCACCTCCTTTGTCTCGTTCAGCCTCCATTTCTCCTACGTTGTCCGGTAGTGGCTCAGGTTTGACACCTCTTTCTTCCCATTTCCCTTCAGCTGCCACTGGCTTGGTAGGCGGACAGGTGTATCCTCAGTCTTCTGTTTTGCAATcctcaaaaattaatggTTCTGCAAAGGTCCAGCCTAGTGTGAAGCTCCCCGAATGGTTGCAGCCTTTTTCCGGCAACAATCATAACTCCTTTGCTACTCAAGATTTATTAACACGTGTTTCCTCCTTAAAGTTGGTTGATGATGAGCAACCTGCTTCTTTGAATGGTTCAGCATTTCAAGCGAGAGCTTCTAGGCCTTGGAACCTAGGAAGGGAGCGTCAGTCTTCACTAATTGATCTCCGTCATGAGTTGGAGCAAAATGAAAACGGTTTGGAGAAATCCGGCTTTGGTTTGAACTTGAGAGGTCGCTTGCCTCCTCGTTCTTATTCTACATTTAATTGTACTGGTCAATACTTGCAACCTTCTCTACGCTTGTCACGCGATtcataa
- the ntr2 gene encoding spliceosome complex disassembly protein Ntr2 (spliceosome complex disassembly protein Ntr2, human GCFC2 ortholog) produces MRRYLKKAKPKIVQTSDNEEEKHEENLNVSQSNKNANRRKTKAKEKNSGKFRVKYENEEGDDDGEDSQIPLIPKVKKQSSFHSVDDLISRRMDALSHESGYSNAYVDELKRKSRQTPSEFTKKEEDSSTKESELQTRSSPPLPVNTSLEWNMLNQGIPEEAMIKELKDREGRKRNIAMMTDNYISLETGDQLMLAQNHKEEKLLQTEDEIQDEGYSGFENYVEESEKLQEIYHHSSESLRTRSIQMAVDQKNMEMELDDEDIAEPIQSWEHTQIKKGAFGESPAFTNGLSVKLPNILTMDEQIQRLKEAIASEKLQQEERSQIIKSLMEEELEINEQEEKIKHSFIDLDKTLLNNLTKSKS; encoded by the exons ATGCGACGATACTTAAAAAAGGCGAAGCCTAAAATCGTGCAAACGAGCGACAATGAGGAAGAAAAgcatgaagaaaatttaaacgTTTCTCAATCAA acaaaaatgcaaatagaagaaaaacaaaagcgaaagaaaaaaattcggGAAAATTTAGGGTGAAATATGAGAACGAG GAAGGAGACGACGATGGGGAGGATTCTCAAATCCCTTTGATTCCAAAGgtaaaaaagcaaagctCTTTTCATTCGGTTGATGATTT aataTCGCGAAGAATGGATGCTCTCTCGCATGAAAGTGGATACTCCAATGCTTATGTGGATGAgttaaagagaaaaagtaGGCAGACACCATCAGAATTTACAAAGAAGGAGGAGGATTCCTCGACCAAAGAAAGCGAATTGCAAACAAGATCGTCACCTCCTTTACCCGTTAATACTAGTTTGGAATGGAATATGCTTAATCAAGGCATTCCTGAGGAAGCAATGATTAAGGAGTTAAAGGATCGAGAAGGAAGAAAGAGAAACATTGCCATGATGACGGATAATTACATTTCACTTGAAACAGGGGACCAACTGATGTTGGCACAAAATCataaagaagagaaattgCTTCAAACGGAAGACGAAATTCAAGATGAAGGTTACTCtggatttgaaaattacGTGGAGGAGTCAGAAAAACTTCAAGAAATATACCACCATAGCTCGGAAAGTTTACGGACACGATCAATTCAAATGGCCGTCGACCAGAAAAATATGGAGATGGAATTGGACGATGAAGACATAGCAGAGCCCATCCAATCATGGGAACATACTCAAATCAAGAAAGGTGCCTTTGGAGAATCTCCTGCTTTTACAAATGGACTTTCTGTGAAGCTTCCTAATATTCTTACAATGGATGAACAAATTCAGCGGCTAAAAGAAGCAATAGCTTCTGAGAAGCTTCAGCAGGAGGAGCGTTCACAGATTATTAAATCACTTATGGAAGAAGAACTCGAGATTAATGAACAAGAGGAAAAGATTAAACATTCTTTCATTGATTTAGATAAAACTTTGTTGAACAACCTTACCAAAAGCAAATCCTGA
- the tco1 gene encoding RTA1-like protein, which produces MYYDNAFGYIPAHWVTILAVILFSIAFILHVACLAFTRKWLVIVPIIGTIGELAGWACRLDASYNPDDYNAFLGQIIALIIAPVFYSAQAYVLFHHIVLLYGPRFSVLSPKLYGGIFITFDIIALILQAAGGGVAGGADSGSQLQTQGSQIMLGGICFQLFTIVVFSILFSIFFIALYTHHPIRPSTGRREPDVPYTRVRTMSCNCLALATFAMVVRSVYRVIELAQGWEGAVITHEVWFDIFDFIPMIFTSALLIPSLYPALERSKLPFTEKHVSSMEYAPSEYGPSEYGPSINDITNMSAVIYPDSFLAPKDPKKSFSSEEL; this is translated from the coding sequence ATGTATTACGATAACGCTTTCGGCTATATCCCTGCCCACTGGGTCACCATCCTTGCTGTCATTCTCTTTAGTATCGCTTTCATTCTTCACGTTGCTTGTCTTGCTTTCACGAGAAAATGGCTCGTTATCGTCCCTATTATCGGTACCATTGGTGAATTGGCTGGATGGGCTTGTAGGTTAGACGCTTCGTACAATCCAGATGACTACAACGCCTTCTTGGGTCAAATCATCGCTTTAATTATCGCACCAGTCTTTTATTCTGCACAGGCTTACGTTTTGTTTCATCACATCGTTCTTTTGTATGGACCTCGATTTTCCGTTTTATCTCCTAAGCTATATGGAGGCATCTTTATCACTTTTGATATCATCGCTCTTATTCTTCAGGCTGCTGGCGGTGGTGTTGCCGGTGGTGCCGACAGTGGTTCTCAGTTACAAACTCAGGGCTCTCAAATCATGTTGGGCGGTATTTGCTTCCAACTTTTTACcattgttgttttttctatcctgttttccatttttttcattgcGTTATATACCCATCATCCCATTCGTCCTTCCACTGGCAGAAGGGAACCAGATGTTCCATATACTCGTGTTCGAACTATGTCCTGTAATTGTCTAGCCCTCGCAACATTTGCAATGGTAGTTCGTTCCGTCTATCGTGTTATTGAGTTGGCACAAGGTTGGGAAGGTGCGGTCATTACTCATGAGGTATGGTTCGATATATTTGATTTCATCCCGATGATTTTTACTTCGGCCCTTTTGATTCCCTCTCTATATCCTGCTCTCGAGAGAAGCAAATTGCCTTTCACCGAAAAGCACGTTTCGTCTATGGAATACGCTCCCTCGGAGTATGGCCCTTCGGAATATGGTCCTTCTATAAACGATATCACCAATATGTCTGCTGTTATTTACCCAGATTCATTTTTGGCACCCAAGGATCCCAAAAAATCTTTCTCCTCTGAGGAGCTTTAA
- a CDS encoding uncharacterized protein (Schizosaccharomyces pombe specific protein), protein MVCPSPLRECHPFLQRSFFPSFALSHRDIISTRACLNDNSPAFDRRYHWVWEEDRRCLNLGKTLASTIHHKGGNLSLQWQRGNTTTHIATRWDANKLLLARAILKEKRNILQDKTSVNVNVNKLIPIPKKKVLKNRAKSLLSIKSHVHFHLIPFINFFLLYHQIILSHSLFHISHLISFHFLFFSFLSFPLLSFILFPCFSLFLSSNSFSLASPFSS, encoded by the coding sequence ATGGTTTGTCCCTCGCCTCTACGCGAATGCCATCCCTTTTTGCAACGTTCCTTTTTCCCCTCTTTTGCTTTGAGTCACCGTGACATCATATCCACGCGCGCTTGCTTGAATGACAATAGCCCCGCTTTCGATCGACGATACCATTGGGTCTGGGAGGAGGATCGACGATGCTTGAATCTTGGCAAAACATTGGCGTCCACGATTCACCACAAGGGGGGGAATCTCTCGTTGCAGTGGCAGCGGGGAAACACAACAACGCATATCGCAACACGTTGGGATGCGAATAAGCTCCTCTTGGCTCGTGCGATActcaaagaaaagagaaatataCTGCAAGACAAGACGAGTGTCAATGTCAATGTCAACAAGTTAATTCCaattcccaaaaaaaaagtgctAAAAAATCGAGCCAAATCACTTTTGTCAATCAAATCACACGTCCATTTTCATCTCATTCCattcatcaatttcttccttcTCTACCACCAAATCATCCTCTCACACTCATTGTTTCACATATCCCATCTCATTTCCtttcatttccttttcttttctttcctttcctTTCCTCTACTCtcttttattctttttcccTGTTTCTCTCTATTCCTTTCTAGCAACTCCTTCTCTCTCGCGTCCCCTTTCTCTTCTTAA
- the rrp1 gene encoding ATP-dependent DNA helicase, whose amino-acid sequence MDSLSAYPPQSTFQQLQNDEELARRLQDEWNSSSPSSAPSSSSSQNQVELDEQFARSLQNSQSSSYSLPPFDHPPSKNPTSSSLSTRKRWRQKRLWSFKNFPFRPPTRLTSTPSNSSSLPSIPSSSSTPSISSIPHTTSSVSNDIPSVLGSSDHPIDLDNPEHLTPPSSFITAKQLSRLPTPLPPPSSSSLPTGTISTNSFCPYERKVQPEHVTKELHQLLQHNTPSPFDTIDLQLKNEQVQSAGLLVSLLPHQVEGHAWMESMEQSSKCGGVMADDMGLGKTIQTIALLLTQKSQDPLRKTNLIVVSVALLHQWAEELSTKVHPSKKLSVYIHHGSTKKNLDSYELSQYDVVLTTYSMLAYEMKQNDAFNNNNPATATPPPACSLLETSWYRIVLDEAHTIRNRDTLAAKCCVKLDAKYRWCLSGTPIQNHIDEFYSLLKFLRIKPYCVWSLFAKDISRPLKSYRADIVEAALKRLRILLASTVFRRTKETRVNNLPIVNLPPKTIRTVSVNLLPEERALYNEQMSSAQSLVDNYFNNDHDLSRYGFLLVSLLRLRQFCCHPWLVKSSSLDNSFRIRDSENVRNACKSLDPLTIERIATLQDFNCSVCLDPCLAPVFIIPCGHFTCQECMSMLVGQKYGSSSTSTIIAKCPMCRGNIVQDSLVDATILQAIHGPLNSLKQLELDMNQSFSEQESIKLRWENRIDQMFTKKFGKRASEWKSSSKLNQARQTILDIIGSKRNEKILVYSQFSQYLCLVSHMLKLENIRHVRYDGTMSANQRQKSLHSFNNDKDVLVMLVSLKAGSVGLNLTIANHVILQEPFYNPSIEDQAIDRVHRLGQQKPVTVYRFITKDTIEERIVSVQRKKRQLVKEALDSNENNPLSRLDKEELLYLFGLNS is encoded by the coding sequence ATGGATTCATTGTCTGCATATCCTCCTCAATCCACCTTTCAGCAACTTCAAAATGACGAGGAATTGGCCCGTCGTCTTCAAGATGAATGGAATTCTTCTTCCCCCTCTTCTGCCCCCTCCTCATCTTCTTCCCAAAACCAAGTTGAACTAGACGAACAATTTGCTAGGTCCCTTCAAAATTCACAATCCTCTTCCTATTCTCTTCCTCCCTTTGATCATCCTCCTTCCAAAAATCCTACTTCTTCTTCCCTTTCCACTCGCAAGCGATGGCGGCAAAAACGTCTTTGgtcttttaaaaactttccCTTTCGTCCCCCTACGCGCTTAACTTCTACTCCCTCAAACTCATCATCTCTTCCTTCTATTCCATCTTCTTCGTCTACTccatcaatttcttctattCCACATACCACTTCTTCCGTCTCTAACGACATCCCTTCCGTATTAGGCTCGAGTGACCACCCTATTGATCTTGATAATCCCGAACATTTGACTCCTCCTTCCTCCTTCATTACCGCTAAACAATTGAGTCGTCTTCCTACTCCTCTTCCACCTCCATCATCTTCATCCCTACCTACCGGGACTATTAGTACCAACTCTTTTTGCCCTTATGAGCGTAAGGTGCAACCAGAACATGTCACAAAAGAATTGCATCAATTACTTCAGCATAATACTCCCAGTCCGTTCGACACGATCGACCTGCAGTTGAAAAATGAGCAAGTACAATCCGCCGGTTTATTGGTTTCTCTTTTACCACATCAAGTCGAGGGCCATGCTTGGATGGAATCCATGGAGCAAAGCTCCAAGTGTGGTGGGGTTATGGCCGACGACATGGGCCTTGGAAAAACCATTCAAACAATTGCTTTACTTCTTACTCAAAAATCCCAAGACCCTCTTCGTAAGACAAACCTGATTGTGGTTTCTGTCGCCCTCTTACATCAGTGGGCTGAAGAATTGTCTACTAAAGTGCACCccagtaaaaaattatccGTTTACATCCATCATGGGTCCACTAAGAAAAACTTGGACTCTTACGAACTTTCTCAATATGATGTTGTCTTGACTACGTATTCAATGCTTGCTTATGAAATGAAGCAAAACGATGCGtttaataataacaatCCCGCTACGGCAACTCCGCCGCCAGCCTGTTCATTGCTAGAGACTTCCTGGTATCGCATTGTTCTAGATGAGGCACATACCATTCGTAACCGCGACACTCTTGCCGCTAAATGCTGCGTCAAACTGGATGCCAAATATAGATGGTGCCTAAGCGGAACCCCCATACAAAACCATATTGATGAGTTTTACAGCCTCTTAAAGTTCCTCAGAATAAAACCATATTGCGTGTGGAGCCTTTTTGCTAAGGATATTTCCAGACCGCTAAAAAGTTATCGTGCAGATATCGTTGAAGCTGCTCTTAAACGTCTTCGCATCCTTTTGGCTTCTACGGTTTTTCGTAGAACTAAAGAGACGAGGGTTAATAATTTGCCTATTGTCAACCTTCCTCCAAAAACCATCCGTACCGTCTCCGTGAACCTTCTTCCTGAAGAACGCGCGCTCTACAATGAGCAAATGTCTAGTGCTCAATCGCTCGTTGATAACTATTTTAACAATGATCACGATCTTTCGCGCTACGGGTTCTTATTAGTATCTTTACTCCGTCTTCGCCAATTTTGTTGTCACCCATGGCTTGTTAAGAGTTCTAGCTTGGATAACAGCTTTAGAATTAGAGATTCCGAAAACGTCAGAAATGCTTGCAAGTCTTTGGATCCCTTGACCATAGAAAGAATTGCTACACTACAGGATTTCAACTGTAGTGTTTGTTTGGATCCTTGTTTGGCTCCCGTTTTTATTATCCCTTGCGGGCACTTTACATGTCAAGAGTGTATGAGCATGCTAGTCGGCCAGAAGTATGGATCATCAAGCACTTCTACGATCATAGCAAAGTGCCCAATGTGCAGAGGTAATATAGTTCAAGATTCATTAGTTGATGCAACTATCCTTCAAGCAATCCATGGTCCTTTAAACTCTTTAAAGCAATTAGAGTTAGATATGAATCAATCTTTTTCAGAACAAGAAAGCATTAAATTAAGGTGGGAAAATCGTATTGACCAGAtgtttaccaaaaaatttggcAAGCGGGCGAGCGAATGGAAAAGCTCCTCGAAATTGAATCAAGCAAGACAAACAATTTTGGATATAATTGGCTCCAAGAGAAACGAAAAAATTCTGGTCTATTCTCAGTTCTCCCAGTATTTATGCCTCGTATCGCACATGctaaaattagaaaatatacGACATGTTCGTTATGATGGTACTATGTCTGCGAACCAGAGGCAAAAGTCCCtacattcttttaataacGATAAAGATGTTTTAGTCATGCTGGTTTCATTGAAAGCCGGCAGCGTGGGTTTGAATTTGACGATTGCAAATCACGTTATTCTACAGGAACCATTTTATAATCCGAGCATAGAGGATCAAGCAATAGATCGTGTTCATCGGCTTGGACAGCAGAAGCCTGTCACCGTGTATAGGTTTATTACTAAAGATACGATTGAAGAGCGTATCGTCAGTGTTCAACGTAAGAAGCGTCAATTGGTTAAAGAAGCTTTGGATTCAAACGAAAACAATCCTCTGTCGAGACTTGACAAAGAAGAGTTGCTATATCTATTTGGGCTTAATTCATGA
- the rad25 gene encoding 14-3-3 protein Rad25, with protein sequence MSNSRENSVYLAKLAEQAERYEEMVENMKKVACSNDKLSVEERNLLSVAYKNIIGARRASWRIISSIEQKEESRGNTRQAALIKEYRKKIEDELSDICHDVLSVLEKHLIPAATTGESKVFYYKMKGDYYRYLAEFTVGEVCKEAADSSLEAYKAASDIAVAELPPTDPMRLGLALNFSVFYYEILDSPESACHLAKQVFDEAISELDSLSEESYKDSTLIMQLLRDNLTLWTSDAEYNQSAKEEAPAAAAASENEHPEPKESTTDTVKA encoded by the exons ATGAGTAATTCTCGTGAAAACTCGGTGTATCTCGCCAAGTTGGCCGAACAGGCTGAACGCTACGAAG AAATGGTCGAAAATATGAAGAAAGTTGCATGCTCAAACGATAAACTTTCTGTTGAAGAACGTAACTTGCTTTCTGTTGCCTATAAAAACATCATTGGTGCTCGCAGAGCATCATGGCGTATTATTTCCTCTATAGAGCAAAAGGAGGAAAGTAGGGGCAACACTCGACAAGCCGCATTGATTAAAGAGTACCGTAAGAAGATTGAAGATGAGTTATCCGATATTTGTCATGACGTCCTTTCCGTCCTTGAAAAGCATTTGATTCCTGCCGCTACAACCGGTGAATCCAAGGTATTTTACTATAAAATGAAGGGTGATTACTATCGTTATTTGGCCGAATTTACTGTTGGCGAAGTTTGCAAAGAGGCCGCCGACAGCTCTTTAGAAGCTTACAAGGCAGCTTCTGACATTGCTGTTGCTGAGTTGCCTCCCACGGACCCTATGCGCTTGGGTTTGGCTCTCAACTTTTCCGTCTTCTATTATGAAATCCTTGACTCTCCAGAAAGTGCATGCCATTTGGCTAAACAAGTATTTGATGAGGCCATTTCAGAGCTCGATAGTCTTTCTGAAGAATCTTACAAAGACTCTACTTTAATCATGCAGCTTCTTCGCGATAACTTGACTTTATGGACTTCTGACGCCGAATACAACCAGTCTGCTAAGGAGGAGGCTCCTGCTGCCGCTGCTGCTTCTGAAAACGAACATCCCGAGCCCAAAGAGTCTACGACTGACACTGTTAAAGCTTGA
- the mnr2 gene encoding vacuolar CorA family magnesium ion transmembrane transporter Mnr2, with protein MPSNTSRSVPTGFYYKQNARMQNRPRFSDRKHSSKSKHRFPVDPSLQPDEADEGTRLLGNSDSDLLEPPSEHSSNGEDDKDINNPPSMPSSVCSSPKSPHRHYESDEDIENISLPESHPEDIQRKEFETENGKNTRDQPSPLAEVSDFAISSPHVYPKSANSHDSHYEQFANNDVTESAVDDHPATRKLSRDELYLPISPNNAQEPKFSVLDEWTKKMVANFEEYSVEDVDKRRERNRKLSEPLLVNGRYRVRDRWAQFRKSEIEKPYRFTFFTDELPSTIHSHEMWELVHDGQSFEDLFHSGGTWWLDVSCPKEEEIRVLAKAFGIHPLTVEDITLEEDREKVELFRTYYFVTFRSFNQLPSNSEYLKPLNFYLVVFRDGIITFHMNPTPHPANVRRRIRQLNGYLTVNADWIAYALLDDTTDAFAPFIEQIEDEVDTIDSMILSIHYDHVMEVKPQERMLQRVGECRKLIMSLLRLLANKADVVRGLSKRCNESWQVAPRGEIALYLGDVQDHIVTMVQNLNHYEKILSRSHSNYLAQISINMTLVSNETNEVLSRLTILGTILIPLNLVTGLWGMNVKVPGQDVPGLGWFFSILGSLMIFAISSFILCKWYKVI; from the coding sequence ATGCCATCCAATACATCCCGGTCAGTGCCTACGGGCTTTTATTACAAACAAAATGCTAGGATGCAGAACAGGCCTAGATTTTCTGATCGTAAACACTCGAGTAAATCTAAACATCGATTTCCAGTGGACCCTAGTTTGCAACCAGACGAAGCGGATGAGGGAACAAGATTATTGGGAAACAGTGATAGTGATCTATTAGAACCACCGTCTGAGCATTCAAGTAATGGGGAAGATGACAAGGATATTAATAACCCTCCTTCAATGCCTAGTTCTGTTTGTTCTTCCCCGAAAAGTCCACACCGTCACTATGAAAGCGATGAAGACATCGAAAATATATCACTGCCGGAAAGCCATCCAGAGGACATTCAAAGGAAAGAATTTGAGACGGAAAATGGGAAGAATACAAGAGATCAACCTAGTCCACTTGCTGAGGTCAGTGACTTTGCTATTTCATCCCCCCATGTCTACCCTAAATCAGCTAATTCTCATGATAGTCACTATGAACAGTTTGCAAACAACGACGTGACTGAGAGTGCTGTTGATGATCATCCGGCTACTCGAAAGTTATCTCGGGATGAGTTGTATTTACCCATATCTCCAAACAATGCTCAAGAACCAAAGTTTTCTGTCCTTGATGAATGGACCAAAAAGATGGTTGccaattttgaagaatattCGGTAGAAGATGTTGATAAGCGTCGTGAAAGAAATAGGAAGTTGAGTGAACCGTTACTTGTAAATGGCCGTTATCGTGTTCGTGATCGTTGGGCTCAATTTCGTAAGtcagaaattgaaaaaccATATCGATTTACATTCTTTACCGATGAGCTTCCTTCTACTATCCATTCACATGAAATGTGGGAACTCGTTCACGATGGCCAAAGCTTTGAGGACCTTTTCCATTCTGGAGGAACTTGGTGGCTAGATGTCTCTTGTCcaaaggaagaagaaattcgAGTTCTGGCAAAGGCTTTTGGAATCCATCCTTTAACCGTTGAAGATATTACTCTCGAAGAGGATCGTGAAAAAGTCGAGCTTTTTAGAACGTATTACTTTGTTACCTTCCGTTCATTCAACCAATTACCCTCAAACTCTGAGTACCTAAAGCCgttgaatttttatctaGTCGTCTTTCGTGACGGTATAATTACTTTTCATATGAACCCGACACCGCATCCAGCTAATGTTCGTCGAAGGATTCGTCAACTGAATGGTTATCTGACAGTGAATGCAGATTGGATCGCATATGCATTGCTGGACGATACTACAGATGCTTTCGCTCCATTCATTGAGCAAATTGAAGATGAAGTCGACACAATTGATTCCATGATTTTGAGTATCCATTATGATCACGTAATGGAAGTGAAGCCTCAAGAGAGAATGTTGCAGCGCGTTGGTGAATGCCGCAAGCTGATCATGAGTTTGCTACGTTTGCTTGCCAATAAGGCAGATGTTGTTAGAGGTCTTTCCAAACGATGCAACGAGTCATGGCAAGTAGCTCCTAGAGGTGAAATTGCTTTATATCTTGGTGATGTGCAGGATCACATAGTCACTATGgttcaaaatttgaaccattacgaaaaaattttatctcGAAGTCATTCAAATTATTTGGCTCAGATTTCTATTAATATGACACTTGTTTCGaatgaaacaaatgaaGTCTTATCACGTTTGACTATCTTGGGTACAATTCTAATTCCGTTGAACTTGGTTACCGGTTTATGGGGTATGAATGTTAAAGTTCCAGGACAAGACGTACCAGGACTTGGTTGGTTCTTTAGTATTCTTGGTAGTCTGATGATTTTTGCGATTTCATCTTTCATTCTTTGTAAATGGTACAAAGTTATTTAG